The genomic region ATTGAGGCTGATAAAAATGTTGCCCTGCCTGTCGCGCACCGGGCCAAAGGCAAATTCGTGGTAATTGCCCGACAGGCCGAAGTCGTCATACGCCACCTGGTATTCATCCGCCACACCGTCGGCATTGGTATCTTTCAGGCGGGTCAGCTCCGGGCGCTGCATGACCAGAATTTCGGTCGGGCTGATGGCCAGGATACCCAGCGGATCGTGCAGCCCTTCGGCGAACAGCTTCCAGACTTTGGTTTTGGGATTGTAAAACATCACCTCGCCGCGCCGGAAACAGGCCACCATCCGCCCGTCGGGCAGGAAATCGATGGCGCCCACCTCACCCCGGAGGCCCTTCGGCAGCGTGATGGTTTCGACTTCGTAATAATCCGTAATCGTGTCGGCGGGGAACGACGCGGCCGTCGCCTGACTTGCTACCAATCCCCAGAAGACAGCTACCGCGCAAGCAATCAATTTTTTCATAGTGAATCAGAAAAATCGTCCAAATCCGGGTTCAGACTTATTCAGCCAGCATCGTTATCGTGAAAGACTTTGTTCCGGCGGGCAGTTGCAGCAGACCGTTCTGGACCTTGCCCACGGAGGCAATCAGCCGGGCACCGTCGCCCGATTTGCAGACAAAGGAAACGGGCTTAGCCGCGCTGGCGAGCGTAAACTGCCGCACCAGACCACGACCTTTCGCCGCGGGTTTAATCAGCTCCCTTACCTCCAGCCCATCGACGGTATAGCGGAATTCCGGATAGCGGTTGATGAGCCGATAGCCCAGAAACTGCACGTCGCTGGCCTCTTTGTTCGCCACCCGAAACGGAAATCCGGCCGTATCCCGGTAGTACACATCGCCCACCGGATGCGACAGTTTGCTGCCCTTGGCCTCCCACTGTTCGGCCATATCGACAAACCCGCCCGACCAGGCGTACCGCAGCCGACAGGTGCCCGCATCCCAGCAGTACGACTGCGCGTTGGGCAGTCCGACGGCAATGGCGGCCGGGCTGCAATCCGGCATGAAGGTGCGATAGACCGCCGGCAGTTTGAGGTCAAACGGATGGCCGGAAGCGGATTCGTGGCCTTCGTGCCCGGTCGCGGGGTCTTTGCGGTTGGCGGCAATGTTGGGGTCCTGGGCCAGCGGCGGCAGCCTCTGCGGATTGCGGGTCACGTACAGGGCGCCGTACATGACAAATCCGTGCCCGGGAAAGGTACAGACGTAGGAATAGGCTCCCTGCTCGGCGGGCACCGCGAAGGTCAGCGTTTCCGAACGGCCCGGCTCGATGCTGCTCGTATGCGCCACCACGTCCGGCATACGGGGGACGTAATGCTGCCGGATGGCATTTTCGCCCAGGTTCAGGGCCGCATTGACCACCCGCGTACGGGCACCGGGCCGCACCACGACCAGGTTGTGCGCCATGTCGTCGTAATTCTCGACTTTGATGGTTACGCGGGTACCCGGACGGACGGCAAAACGGGGCACGTCGTACTGAAGTCCGGCAATGGCTTTGATGACCAGCGTCGTGTCGGTCGCCTGACCCATCGACAACGTGCTGACAAATAAAAGAAGAAGGCAGATAGGCTTACAGAATTGGGGCATAGCGGATTAAGAACGTCAGGACAAAGGTAAAAAACTAACCGTTTTAATCCCATTTTTCGCAAACCTGCGGGTTACAAACCACCGGACCATCCTGCACTGTTCTGCCCGTTGGGTAATTCATCAGCGGAATTGCAACACTCTGCCGGACGGCGGCGTCTCAAAAGTACAACGGTCGGATGCTCAGGCGCTCCACCGTTTCGTGGATTGACGGCACTTCGGACCATTCGCTCGGAATGAAGGCAGAAATTTCGGGACGAATGATGCGGTAAAAAGGGGAAAGCCATTCATTTGCAGAATTTTTCCACAAGCACCAACGTTATCCTATAGCCAAACAAGACTGCATGAAACAACCGCTACTTTCTGGGATTCATTGTGTCACCAATCTACTGACTTGATTTTATGCGTTTTCGCGCACTTGCCGGATTGACCCTGCTCACCGGATTCCTTGCCTGCCAGTCCGACAAGGATGTTGAGCCCGCCGCCGATTGCCTTGTCAAGGCCTCTGCCCTCAGCGGCCAGCCTATTGCCAACGCCTACATTGTCACTTACAAGCCGTCCGAGCCGGTAACTGCCACCAGCCCGAACGCCCGGATGGCCGCCACCAGCGCCATTCAGCGTCTGCTGGACAAGCATGAGCTGGCCGATGCGCAGCCCGAACTGCTGGTCTCCGGAGAAAAAACGTCCTTTCTCGCCCATATCTCCGCACCGGAAGCCGCCGAACTAAAAACCGACCCGGCGGTGGAGCTCGTCGAGCCGGACCGCGTGGTTTCGCTCTGCAGCTGCGTGGACGTGGCGACGGTTTCGACCCTGTCCTGGAACGTGTCGGCGACCGGCTTCGGCCGCGGCGATCGCCAGACGGACAAAACTGCCTGGGTGCTGGATACGGGCATCGATTTTGACCATCCCGATCTGAATGTGGACGAGGAGCGCAGCCAGAACTTTATCGGCGGCACTACGGCGGACGACGACAACGGCCACGGCACGCACGTAGCGGGCATCATCGGGGCGCTGAACAACACCATCGGGGTAACCGGCGTTGCTTCCGGCGTGAGTCTGGTGGCGCTGAAGATTCTGGACAGCGAAGGCGACGGGAAGCTTTCGACCATCGTGCAGGCGGTCGGCTACGTCTCCCGCGTCGGCAAGGCTGGCGACGTGATCAACATCAGCATCGGCGGCGAAGGCATTTCCACCACGCTGGAACGGACCATCAGGGCGGCCGCCGACAAAGGCATTCTGTTTGCCATTGCCGCCGGGAACGAAGGCAAAAACGCCAGCGACTACGCGCCCGCCAACATCAATCACCCGAACGTGTTTACGGTGTCGGCGATGGACCGGAACCTGAACTTTGCCGAATTTTCCAACTTCGGTCCGGATATCGACGTGTGTGCGTACGGCGTCCGGATTCAGTCTACGTACAAGGACGGTCGGTACGCTACCCTGTCGGGAACGTCGATGGCCGCCCCGCACGTGGCCGGTCTGCTGCTCATCCGGGGAGCCAATATTCCCAAACGCGGCTTTGTTACCAACGATCCCGACGGAACACCCGACCCGATTGCCCGGGAGTAAACATTGAATTTTTTTGGTATTTTGTAACAAATTCCAAATAATGTTCAGGTAGCTAACAAACATCAGTCGGGTAGATTTGCTTCTTTTCCGGAAGAAGCTCACTTTTGTAAAGACTCCATCAACAGAAAGCGGCACCTCAACAGTGCCGCTTTCCGCTTAATAGATACTCTATTTACTATATAGACTTTATACCTTATGGCTGATAATCCGGAGGTGGTTTTCGAAAAGTCGGCAGATGAGCCGGTGGCTTCCCTGAAACATCTGGACCTTAACGGGCTGACCGTGAGGCTGGACGGCGATCGGGCTCCCGAACAGGCTGCCGAGCTGCAGAAGGCCTTCCCTCAGGCAAAAATAAAGGTCGGCGCTTCCACACTCCTGCTCCGGAAGCGCAACCGGACCGAAATAGCCATCTATATTTTTGCGGCCCTGTCGCTGATGATTGTCGGCCATCTGACTTTCAGCTATTTCACCCTCGACCGGCTGACGCTGCTGGCCAGTTCCGTGGAGGTCAATCCGGATATTTTTTACTTTCTGATGGCCGGTTTTGTGGCCCAGATGATCGACGGGGCGCTGGGCATGGCGTACGGCGTGACGGCGACCACGTTTCTGATCAACGTCGGCATCAGTCCGGTATTTGCCACGGCCAGCGTGCACAGTTCGGAGATTTTCACCAGCGGCGTTTCGGGGTACATGCACCTGAAATTTGGCAACATCAACAGCAAGCTGTTCAAGGCCGTGCTGATTCCGGGGGTGATCGGGGCCGCGCTCGGCGCTTTTCTGATTTCGTCCCTGTCGGAACTGGAATTGATCGCCAAATACCTGCAGCCGGTCATTTCGGTGTACACGGCGATTCTGGGTATTCTGATCATCAAGAAGGCACTCACCAAGCGGACCAAGAAGCAGCCCGTTCGCAAGATTGGCCTGCTGGCGTGGTTCGGCGGGTTTGTGGACGCCATCGGCGGCGGCGGCTGGGGTCCGATTGTCAACTCGACCCTCATTGCTTCCGGACGCCATCCGCGCTACACCATCGGCTCGGTCAACCTGGCCGAATTCTTCGTCTCCTTCGCCAGCTCCGTCGTGTTTGCCCTGTACATTGGTCTGGAAAACTACGGGCTGGTCATTCTGGGACTCATCCTGGGCGGAATGGTCGCCGCCCCCATCGCCGCCCATCTTTCGCGTCGTCTGCCCGTGAAAACGATGATGGTGCTGGTCGGAATTGTCGTGATCATCGTAAGTTTGCGGAAGATTTTACAATTTATTTAGTGAGACAAAAGAGAATAGACAAGAGACAAAAGACTTCTTTGAAAGCTTACTCTTTTGTCTCTTCTCTTTTGTCTGGCGTCTAAAGTCCTTGAAATGAAAAAACAAACCAAAGCCATACGCACCCAGACGGGTAAAACGCAGTATCGCGAGCACTCAACCCCGCTGTTTTTAACCTCCAGCTTCACGTTTGAAAGCGCCGAACAGGGTAAGGCCTTGTTTGAGGAAACGGAGGAAGGAAATATTTACAGCCGTTTTTCGAACCCGAACGTCACCGAGTTTGTGGACAAGGTCTGCATGCTGGAAGGTGCCGAAGAAGGCATTGCGACGGCAACGGGCATGGCGGCGGTGTTTGCCAGTATGGCGGGTTTGCTGCAATCGGGCGACCATATTGTGGCCTGCCGGGCCCTGTTCGGTTCGGCGCACCAGATCATCACCCAGATACTGGCAAAATGGGGCATCACGCATACCTACGTGGACGCTACGGCTACGGAAGCCGAGTGGGAAGCGGCCATGCAGCCGAACACGAAAATGGTTTACCTGGAAACGCCCTCCAACCCCGGCCTCGAACTGGTCGATCTGGAAATGCTGGGTCGGCTGAAACAGAAGTACGGCTTTATCCTGAACGTGGACAACTGCTTTGCCACGCCGATTCTGCAGACGCCGCTGGATTTCGGGGCTGACCTGTCGGTCCACTCGGCCACGAAGTACATGGACGGGCAGGGACGGGTGCTGGGCGGCATCGTGGTTGGACCGAAAGAACTCATTGCGCCCATCCGGTTTTTTGCGCGGCATACGGGTCCGTCGCTGTCGCCCTTCAACGCCTGGACGCTGTCGAAAAGCCTCGAAACGCTGGAACTGCGCATGGAAAAGCACTGCTCGAACGCGCTGAGACTGGCCGAAGCTCTCCAGCAGCATCCGGACGTGCAGAAAGTGCTGTATCCGTTTCTGCCTTCGCACCCGCAATTCGAGCTGGCGCAGAAGCAGATGTCGGCGGGCGGGGCCATCGTCACGATTGAACTGGAAGGCGGTTTTGAGCGCGTGAAAGCGTTTTATGACGCGCTGACGATTCCGACGCTGTCCTCAAACCTGGGTGATACGCGCACGATCGTCACCAACCCGAACACCACGACGCACGCAAAGCTGAAGCCCGATGAAAAAGCAGTCCTCGGCATCACGCCGGGCCTGATCCGGATTTCGGTAGGTCTGGAAAACGTGGAGGATTTGATTGAGGACTTTACGCAGGCGGTAACCAAGTCGGCGGAGGAGTTGCAGGCTGCGAGTTAATCAGGAATAAACGCCGTTTTAGAAAAAACGTATAAGATCATGAAAACTATAGAAGTTCAGATTCCGGATTGGGCCAATGAAGGAGAACTACTTTTTCAGATTGCAGGTATGTTTTTTGCGAAAGGTGTCCTTTCCTCAGGTCAGGCGGCAGAAATGGCAGGCATTACGAAGGCTGAGTTTCTTGAAAAAGTAGGGCAACTAGGCGTTTCCATCTTTGGAGAAACACCGGAGGATATTGCAAATCTTTAAGCTATGCTTGTCATCGCTGATACAAGTTGCCTTATTGTCTTAAGAAACATCCAACGATACTGGATAAGGCAGGCGAATCGTATGAAACCCACTAATCTTTTCGTGTTCTTCACTCTGTGTTTAATGTTGACAGCTCTTGTTGACAGTTCTGCCCAGTCTCCTAAACCCGTCCGGGTCGGGGTGGCCGGACTGGTGCACTCGCACGTGCACTGGATTCTGGGCCGCAAGCCGCAGGGCGATATTGAACTGGTGGGAATTGCCGAACCGAATAAGGCGCTGGCCGAGAAATTTCTGAAACGGCACAACCTGCCGATGAGCCTGTGGTATCCGTCGCTGGAGGCCATGATCGCCCAAACGAAGCCGACCGCGGTAATGGATTTCGGGCGCATTGTGGACCACCTGCAAACCGTCAAAACCTGCGCGCCGAAAGGCATTCACGTCATGGTGGAAAAACCGCTGGCCGTGAGCCTCGACCACGCCCGGCAGATGGAAAGTCTGGCTAAAAAGCACAAGATCCAGTTGCTGACGAACTACGAAACGACCTGGTACGACAGCAACCACTACGCTTTTGACCTCGTGAACGGCCGGAAAGCGGTGGGCGACATCCGGAAAATCGTGGTCCACGACGGGCACGAAGGCCCAAAGGAAATCGGCGTCGATCCGGAATTCTTCGAATGGCTGACCGACCCCGCTACCAACGGAGCCGGAGCGCTGTTCGATTTCGGCTGTTACGGGGCCGATCTGGCCACCTGGCTGATGAACGGACAGCGTCCGCTGACGGTCACGGCCGTGACGCAGACCATCAAACCGGAGATTTATCCGAAAGTGGACGACGAAGCCACGATTGTTCTGACTTATCCGAAAGCGCAGGTGGTCATCCAGGCGTCCTGGAACTGGCCTTTCAGCCGCAAGGACATGGAAGTTTACGGCAAGACGGGCTATGTGATGACGCTGGACAACAGGCGGATGCGCATCCGGCTTCCGGGCGAGAAAACCGAATCAGCCCAGGACGCGCCCGCGGGAACGGCTCCGGCCAAAGATCCGTTTGCCTATTTGGCGGCGGTGATTCGCGGCGACGGCAAACCCATCGACGGACTCACCTCGCTGCCGACTAATATGGTGGTGATGGAGATTCTGGACGCGGCGCGGCGTTCGGCGCGGGAAAAGCGGCCGGTATCGCTGTAAAACTGAGCGGTGCTCGGTTTGTATTTTTAGAGAGGATGAAGAATAAATAATCACGGGCTGAAGCCAGCAGATACATATGATTGCAGAACCTTCCTATACACTCGAAAGCCTGTCGGCGCAGTTGGCGGGTAAATCCGAAGTCGACGCGCTGCGGACACTGGCAGAGTTGTTTCCGGGTCAGGTCGTTTTTTCGACCAGCCTCGGCTACGAAGACCAGGTGGTAACGGACATGATTTTTGCGAACAACATTCCCATTCGGGTCTTTACGCTCGATACGGGCCGGTTGTTTCACGAAACGTATCAGGTCTGGAACAAGACCAACAGTCGCTACGACGCCCGAATAGAAAGCTACTTTCCCAATCAGGAAGCCATCGAAAAACTGATGAGCGAAAAAGGCCCGTTCAGCTTCTACGAATCGGTCGAAAACCGCAAGGAATGCTGCTTTCTCCGCAAGGTGGAGCCGCTGAACCGGGCGCTGGCGGGCAACAAAATCTGGATTACGGGCATCCGCGCCGAACAGTCGCCCAACCGGCAGACCATGACGCAGCTCGAATGGGACGAAAGCCACCAGCTGTTCAAGTTTCACCCGCTGATGAACTGGTCGTTTGAGCAGGTCAAAGACTACGTGCGGGCCAACAACGTGCCCTACAATCCCCTGCACGACAAAGGCTTTGTGAGCATCGGCTGCCAGCCCTGCACCCGCGCCATCCGCGAAGGCGAAGACTTCCGCGCCGGCCGCTGGTGGTGGGAAGACCAGTCGAAGAAGGAATGTGGACTCCATGCAAAATGACTGATTGACTGAATGATTGAATGATTGATTAGGCTTCGCCTGTCTACCATTCAGTCAATTAGTCATTCTATCATTCAATCATTAAAAAAATGAAACTCGATTATCTCGATCAACTCGAATCCGAAGCGATTCATATCATGCGCGAAGTGGCCGGGCAGTTTGAGCGGCCCGCGCTCTTGTTTTCGGGCGGAAAAGACTCCATTACGCTGGTGCATCTGGCCCTGAAAGCGTTCCGTCCGGGCAAATTCCCGTTCCCGCTGGTGCATATCGATACGGGCCATAACTTTCAGGAAGCCCTCGATTTCCGCGATAATCTGGCCGAACGGCTGGGCGAAAAGCTGATCGTCCGCTACGTGGAAGACACCATTCGGGAGAAAAAGCTGAAGGAGCCGACCGGCCGCAACGCCAGCCGCAACGGCTTGCAGACGTTTACCCTGCTGGATACCATCGAAGAGTTTGAATTCGACGCCTGCATCGGGGGTGCCCGCCGGGATGAGGAGAAAGCCCGCGCCAAAGAACGGGTCTTTTCCGTCCGCGACGAATTCGGCTCCTGGGACCCGAAGCGGCAGCGTCCGGAGCTTTGGAACACCTATAACGGCAAGATTCACAAAGGAGAAAACGTCCGCGTGTTCCCGATCTCGAACTGGACCGAACTGGATGTCTGGAACTACATCAAGCGCGAAAAAATCGACCTGCCGGGCATCTACTTCGCCCACGACCGCGAGTGTATCCTGCGCGACGGTAAACTGCTGGCTACGGCCGGCGGCGTTATCCAGCGCGAGGAAACCGACCAGATCGTGACGCGGAAAGTGCGCTTCCGAACCGTTGGCGACATTTCCTGCACGGCTGCCGTCGAGTCCGACGCGTCGACGCTGGACGATGTCATCAACGAGATTCAGGCCACCCGCATCTCCGAACGCGGCGAAACGCGCATCGATGACCAGGTGTCCGAAGCGGCGATGGAAGACCGGAAAAAGGGAGGATATTTTTAATGAGCGAAAGAGCGAAAGAGTGAAAGAGCGCGGTTGTGCATTCACTCTTTCGCTCTCTCACTCTTTCACTCATTACCGAAATGGATTTACTTCGATTCATAACCTGCGGCTCGGTGGATGACGGCAAAAGCACGCTCATCGGTCGCCTTCTGTACGACTCCAAATCGATTCTGGCCGACCAGCTCGAAGCCATCGAACGCGCCAGCAAAAGCCGCGACAACGGGGAAATCGACCTCGCGCTGCTGACCGACGGCCTCCGCTCGGAACGCGAACAGGGCATCACCATCGACGTAGCTTATCGCTACTTCCAGACGCCCCAGCGGAAATTTATCATCGTCGACGCGCCGGGACACATCCAGTACACCCGCAACATGGTGACGGGCGCTTCCAACTGCGAACTCGCCATCGTGCTCGTCGACGCCCGCAACGGCGTGGTGGAACAGACGCGCCGACACTCGCTCATCGCGTCGATGCTCGGCATTCCGCACATCGTGGTGGCCGTCAACAAAATGGACCTAGTGGGCTACTCGCAGGATACGTTCTCGGACATCTGCATCCAGTACAACGAACTGGCGAAGAAGCTGAACGTCTCGAACGTGACCTATATCCCGATGAGCGCCCTCAACGGTGACAACGTCGTGGACAAGTCCGACAACATGCCGTGGTACGAAGGTCCGGCCCTGCTCGACTACCTCGAAACCGTCGAACTCGACCAGGATGCCAACCTGACGGACGCGCGGTTCCCCGTGCAGTACGTCATCCGTCCGCAGACGACCGAACTCCACGACTACCGGGGTTATGCCGGAAAAATCACCAGCGGCATCTTTCGGAAGGGCGATTCGGTGACCGTGCTGCCTTCCGGCGAAACCTCGACCATCGACGCCATTGAGGTTTTCGAAGGGCATCAAGAGGAAGCCTTCGCGCCCATGTCCGTCGTGCTGCACCTCGCCGACGATGTGGACATCAGCCGGGGCAACCTCATCGTGAAGACCGACAACCAGCCCGTAGTGTCGCAGAACATCGAAGCGATGCTGTGCTGGATGGACACCAAGGAACTGAAAATCGGCAGCAAATACCTGCTGCAGCACGGCACCTTCCGGACGCGCTGCGTCATCCGCGACATCAGCTACCAGCTGAACGTCAATACCTACGAGGAGACGGAAGGCGTCGAAAGCCTGAAGCTGAACGACATCGCCAAGGTGGTGCTGAAAACGGCCCAGCCGGTGAGCTTCGACCCGTATCAGAAGAACCGCGTCAACGGCGGGGCGATCCTGATCGATGAAACGTCGAACGTGACGGTGGGGGCGTTGATGCTGGAAGCGGAGGCTTGATTTTTGATTAACCACAGAGTTACACGGAGTTTGGCACAGAGGCTAAAAGGTAAAAACTCTGTGCCAAACTCCGTGTAACTCTGTGGTTAAAAAACACGATTATGCTCCGCGTTCCTTCTTCCATCAACCCCGCCACCTTCCAGTCCCTGCAGATTCAGGACATGACGTTTGTGGCGTACCGCAGCGACGTGTACCCGGAAC from Tellurirhabdus rosea harbors:
- the cysN gene encoding sulfate adenylyltransferase subunit CysN, producing MDLLRFITCGSVDDGKSTLIGRLLYDSKSILADQLEAIERASKSRDNGEIDLALLTDGLRSEREQGITIDVAYRYFQTPQRKFIIVDAPGHIQYTRNMVTGASNCELAIVLVDARNGVVEQTRRHSLIASMLGIPHIVVAVNKMDLVGYSQDTFSDICIQYNELAKKLNVSNVTYIPMSALNGDNVVDKSDNMPWYEGPALLDYLETVELDQDANLTDARFPVQYVIRPQTTELHDYRGYAGKITSGIFRKGDSVTVLPSGETSTIDAIEVFEGHQEEAFAPMSVVLHLADDVDISRGNLIVKTDNQPVVSQNIEAMLCWMDTKELKIGSKYLLQHGTFRTRCVIRDISYQLNVNTYEETEGVESLKLNDIAKVVLKTAQPVSFDPYQKNRVNGGAILIDETSNVTVGALMLEAEA
- the cysD gene encoding sulfate adenylyltransferase subunit CysD is translated as MKLDYLDQLESEAIHIMREVAGQFERPALLFSGGKDSITLVHLALKAFRPGKFPFPLVHIDTGHNFQEALDFRDNLAERLGEKLIVRYVEDTIREKKLKEPTGRNASRNGLQTFTLLDTIEEFEFDACIGGARRDEEKARAKERVFSVRDEFGSWDPKRQRPELWNTYNGKIHKGENVRVFPISNWTELDVWNYIKREKIDLPGIYFAHDRECILRDGKLLATAGGVIQREETDQIVTRKVRFRTVGDISCTAAVESDASTLDDVINEIQATRISERGETRIDDQVSEAAMEDRKKGGYF
- a CDS encoding Gfo/Idh/MocA family protein — protein: MLTALVDSSAQSPKPVRVGVAGLVHSHVHWILGRKPQGDIELVGIAEPNKALAEKFLKRHNLPMSLWYPSLEAMIAQTKPTAVMDFGRIVDHLQTVKTCAPKGIHVMVEKPLAVSLDHARQMESLAKKHKIQLLTNYETTWYDSNHYAFDLVNGRKAVGDIRKIVVHDGHEGPKEIGVDPEFFEWLTDPATNGAGALFDFGCYGADLATWLMNGQRPLTVTAVTQTIKPEIYPKVDDEATIVLTYPKAQVVIQASWNWPFSRKDMEVYGKTGYVMTLDNRRMRIRLPGEKTESAQDAPAGTAPAKDPFAYLAAVIRGDGKPIDGLTSLPTNMVVMEILDAARRSAREKRPVSL
- a CDS encoding phosphoadenylyl-sulfate reductase; translation: MIAEPSYTLESLSAQLAGKSEVDALRTLAELFPGQVVFSTSLGYEDQVVTDMIFANNIPIRVFTLDTGRLFHETYQVWNKTNSRYDARIESYFPNQEAIEKLMSEKGPFSFYESVENRKECCFLRKVEPLNRALAGNKIWITGIRAEQSPNRQTMTQLEWDESHQLFKFHPLMNWSFEQVKDYVRANNVPYNPLHDKGFVSIGCQPCTRAIREGEDFRAGRWWWEDQSKKECGLHAK
- a CDS encoding trans-sulfuration enzyme family protein, encoding MKKQTKAIRTQTGKTQYREHSTPLFLTSSFTFESAEQGKALFEETEEGNIYSRFSNPNVTEFVDKVCMLEGAEEGIATATGMAAVFASMAGLLQSGDHIVACRALFGSAHQIITQILAKWGITHTYVDATATEAEWEAAMQPNTKMVYLETPSNPGLELVDLEMLGRLKQKYGFILNVDNCFATPILQTPLDFGADLSVHSATKYMDGQGRVLGGIVVGPKELIAPIRFFARHTGPSLSPFNAWTLSKSLETLELRMEKHCSNALRLAEALQQHPDVQKVLYPFLPSHPQFELAQKQMSAGGAIVTIELEGGFERVKAFYDALTIPTLSSNLGDTRTIVTNPNTTTHAKLKPDEKAVLGITPGLIRISVGLENVEDLIEDFTQAVTKSAEELQAAS
- a CDS encoding UPF0175 family protein: MKTIEVQIPDWANEGELLFQIAGMFFAKGVLSSGQAAEMAGITKAEFLEKVGQLGVSIFGETPEDIANL
- a CDS encoding plastocyanin/azurin family copper-binding protein, encoding MPQFCKPICLLLLFVSTLSMGQATDTTLVIKAIAGLQYDVPRFAVRPGTRVTIKVENYDDMAHNLVVVRPGARTRVVNAALNLGENAIRQHYVPRMPDVVAHTSSIEPGRSETLTFAVPAEQGAYSYVCTFPGHGFVMYGALYVTRNPQRLPPLAQDPNIAANRKDPATGHEGHESASGHPFDLKLPAVYRTFMPDCSPAAIAVGLPNAQSYCWDAGTCRLRYAWSGGFVDMAEQWEAKGSKLSHPVGDVYYRDTAGFPFRVANKEASDVQFLGYRLINRYPEFRYTVDGLEVRELIKPAAKGRGLVRQFTLASAAKPVSFVCKSGDGARLIASVGKVQNGLLQLPAGTKSFTITMLAE
- a CDS encoding S8 family serine peptidase, producing the protein MRFRALAGLTLLTGFLACQSDKDVEPAADCLVKASALSGQPIANAYIVTYKPSEPVTATSPNARMAATSAIQRLLDKHELADAQPELLVSGEKTSFLAHISAPEAAELKTDPAVELVEPDRVVSLCSCVDVATVSTLSWNVSATGFGRGDRQTDKTAWVLDTGIDFDHPDLNVDEERSQNFIGGTTADDDNGHGTHVAGIIGALNNTIGVTGVASGVSLVALKILDSEGDGKLSTIVQAVGYVSRVGKAGDVINISIGGEGISTTLERTIRAAADKGILFAIAAGNEGKNASDYAPANINHPNVFTVSAMDRNLNFAEFSNFGPDIDVCAYGVRIQSTYKDGRYATLSGTSMAAPHVAGLLLIRGANIPKRGFVTNDPDGTPDPIARE
- a CDS encoding sulfite exporter TauE/SafE family protein; translation: MADNPEVVFEKSADEPVASLKHLDLNGLTVRLDGDRAPEQAAELQKAFPQAKIKVGASTLLLRKRNRTEIAIYIFAALSLMIVGHLTFSYFTLDRLTLLASSVEVNPDIFYFLMAGFVAQMIDGALGMAYGVTATTFLINVGISPVFATASVHSSEIFTSGVSGYMHLKFGNINSKLFKAVLIPGVIGAALGAFLISSLSELELIAKYLQPVISVYTAILGILIIKKALTKRTKKQPVRKIGLLAWFGGFVDAIGGGGWGPIVNSTLIASGRHPRYTIGSVNLAEFFVSFASSVVFALYIGLENYGLVILGLILGGMVAAPIAAHLSRRLPVKTMMVLVGIVVIIVSLRKILQFI